One Weissella coleopterorum DNA segment encodes these proteins:
- a CDS encoding PD-(D/E)XK nuclease family protein, whose translation MGLTILFGDGTKDRELGLLEQIQKKRYENPDAQFFYLVPNKIKFKTEINVLKRLADLDQRRGSTLVTPQIQVFSLSRLAWYYMNETKLYQSANLSPEALVMLVQSLLNQHRSELKLYGNLLNKQGFISQMANQIQELKQAGLTWDEVQMIADQLNDEPVLQSKLLDLAMIGMNLDQELGRRNQFLSSDLLGVLKQYLLRGEVDLSDQYFYIDGYSQMTPSEVGVVEALIAMSAGVTIALPGEYGSASHLQQTLDENELFFAPKLLAQKLQAIAHSYQQPVTVQSLEMTRQMTPGLQQVSDFWIEYEHNGIPQPTTNSAVELWSATSQYQEVEQIAQKIHTEIVNGRARYRDFVLMTPDLGQYQNILPAIFAKYNLPLYLDNDQMMTNHPLIAFLKQLLNLGPQYQLNAILNLLKTELLVPAGVELDVYREALAITENFTLSKNYFGQRWIDPKPWQYDYQIDENSEESLRKRASENDAQLALIHDQVAQKVAPFLTQLAQSANVRQMVQRLYQFLKDEGVDQRILKWRDQAVEKGNMAIAQQMEQVWNQLMAILDDAVMVFDQQTLTVAELSDALMSAFNNAKYSGIPAAMDQVLVTETGMVQIVGVKNVIIFGATSANLPATVHQKALLQDLDRKKLQKQLPLGKQLRDTTDVMMAQDSLNIYQAMMIGSQKIIWSFPTPDGSNKLKPATYIERLKRAFQLQVQHSGFLNGASQDILQLDQLVGTIASTRAQFILAAGIAKQNRQSLDQGWQLVKLTLDQVERQHPQASATQKYRKLLSALNYRNQSQTIDPKLVQALFGKELKTSISRLETYAKNPYEFFLHYGLKLQPRSEMELTAGEQGSLMHAILEQVFLKLQQQPLGVLSPDALKQLEMQTMQEILTSNDPTFEIFTTSKRFEFITQNLAERVHYALINMQRGQRLNAGITTQGTETTFGAGKLKPLQFSVQDQLVTLRGKVDRFDLVHNTQRQQDYLAIIDYKSKQRKFNYTEAFNGLELQLLTYWQAMNQNQTGTLKVRAANFMELQRELHEPVAKTGQETYQLQQQTALEASRQELKYQGLIEADESFIEQLERNDETPYRIERKADGNFKANSDVIQSEHLTTLLRFNEYQIKLIARKILAGQFPISPFRQGTQNGLQYTDYRDVMQFDAMLNNKYHDLKPLKAAEALKQMQAQLDKQEEGE comes from the coding sequence ATGGGATTAACAATTTTATTTGGGGATGGGACCAAGGATCGTGAATTGGGTTTGCTTGAACAGATTCAAAAAAAACGTTATGAGAATCCCGATGCACAATTTTTTTATTTAGTGCCGAATAAAATAAAATTTAAAACGGAAATTAACGTCCTAAAACGCTTAGCAGATTTGGATCAAAGGCGGGGATCAACATTGGTGACGCCTCAAATCCAGGTCTTTTCATTGTCCCGTTTAGCTTGGTATTACATGAATGAAACAAAACTATATCAGAGTGCTAATCTTTCACCAGAAGCCCTGGTAATGTTAGTACAGAGCCTTTTGAATCAACATCGATCAGAATTGAAGTTATATGGTAATTTATTGAATAAGCAAGGTTTCATTAGTCAAATGGCTAATCAAATTCAAGAATTAAAACAGGCTGGTCTCACTTGGGATGAAGTTCAAATGATTGCTGACCAGTTAAATGATGAGCCGGTCTTACAGAGTAAACTATTAGATTTAGCTATGATTGGTATGAACTTAGATCAGGAGTTAGGACGTCGTAATCAATTTTTAAGTAGTGATTTATTAGGGGTGCTCAAACAGTATTTATTGCGAGGAGAAGTCGACCTCTCAGATCAATATTTTTATATTGATGGGTATTCTCAAATGACCCCGTCTGAAGTTGGGGTTGTGGAAGCCTTAATTGCGATGAGTGCGGGAGTCACCATTGCGCTACCGGGTGAGTATGGTTCAGCATCCCATTTGCAACAAACTTTAGATGAAAATGAATTATTTTTCGCACCTAAGCTTTTAGCGCAAAAACTACAAGCAATTGCACATAGTTATCAGCAACCAGTCACGGTTCAATCACTGGAAATGACGCGGCAAATGACCCCAGGATTACAACAAGTTTCGGATTTTTGGATTGAATATGAACATAATGGGATTCCGCAACCAACCACTAATTCAGCTGTGGAATTATGGAGTGCGACTTCACAATATCAAGAAGTCGAACAAATTGCTCAAAAAATTCATACCGAGATTGTCAATGGTCGTGCGCGTTATCGAGACTTTGTTTTGATGACCCCTGATTTAGGTCAATACCAAAATATTTTACCGGCAATCTTTGCCAAATATAATCTTCCGTTATATTTAGATAATGACCAGATGATGACAAATCATCCCCTGATTGCTTTTCTTAAGCAACTTTTGAACCTAGGACCGCAATATCAATTAAACGCCATTTTAAATTTGCTTAAAACGGAGTTACTAGTACCAGCAGGAGTTGAATTGGATGTTTATCGTGAAGCATTAGCGATTACAGAAAATTTCACCTTATCGAAGAATTATTTTGGCCAGCGTTGGATCGATCCGAAACCTTGGCAATATGATTATCAAATTGATGAAAATAGTGAAGAAAGTTTACGAAAACGTGCAAGTGAAAATGATGCACAATTGGCATTAATTCATGATCAAGTGGCACAGAAGGTTGCGCCATTCTTAACACAGTTAGCACAGAGCGCGAACGTGCGACAAATGGTGCAACGGTTGTATCAATTTTTAAAGGACGAAGGGGTTGATCAACGAATTTTAAAATGGCGTGATCAAGCCGTTGAAAAGGGTAATATGGCGATTGCGCAGCAAATGGAGCAAGTTTGGAATCAGTTAATGGCGATCTTAGATGATGCTGTTATGGTTTTTGATCAGCAAACACTAACTGTGGCCGAGTTGAGTGATGCCTTAATGTCTGCCTTTAACAATGCCAAATATTCGGGAATTCCGGCGGCGATGGATCAGGTCTTAGTTACCGAAACGGGAATGGTCCAGATTGTTGGAGTCAAAAATGTAATTATTTTTGGTGCCACAAGTGCCAATTTACCAGCAACCGTACATCAGAAAGCACTTTTACAGGATCTTGATCGTAAAAAGTTACAAAAACAGTTACCACTTGGCAAACAATTACGTGATACTACTGATGTCATGATGGCACAAGACAGCTTGAATATTTATCAAGCGATGATGATTGGAAGTCAAAAAATTATCTGGTCGTTTCCAACCCCTGATGGTAGCAATAAACTTAAACCCGCTACATACATTGAACGCTTAAAGCGGGCCTTTCAGTTACAAGTGCAACATAGTGGCTTTTTAAATGGAGCTAGCCAGGACATATTACAGTTAGATCAATTGGTGGGAACCATTGCAAGTACCCGGGCACAATTTATTTTAGCTGCGGGGATTGCCAAACAAAATCGACAATCATTAGATCAAGGATGGCAATTGGTCAAATTAACGCTCGATCAGGTAGAGCGACAGCATCCTCAAGCTAGTGCCACCCAAAAATATCGAAAACTTCTGAGCGCATTAAATTATCGAAATCAGAGTCAAACGATCGACCCAAAATTAGTGCAGGCCTTATTTGGTAAAGAACTGAAAACATCAATATCTCGGTTAGAAACTTATGCTAAAAATCCGTATGAATTTTTCTTACATTATGGTTTGAAATTACAACCTCGTTCAGAAATGGAATTGACCGCGGGAGAACAAGGCTCACTGATGCATGCGATTTTAGAACAGGTATTTCTGAAACTGCAACAACAGCCATTAGGGGTATTGAGTCCGGATGCTTTAAAACAATTAGAGATGCAAACGATGCAGGAGATATTAACTTCAAATGATCCTACTTTTGAAATTTTCACTACTAGTAAACGGTTTGAGTTTATTACCCAGAATTTAGCTGAACGGGTCCACTATGCTTTGATTAATATGCAACGTGGTCAGCGTTTAAATGCTGGAATTACAACGCAGGGTACAGAGACAACCTTTGGTGCGGGTAAATTGAAGCCGTTACAATTTAGCGTGCAGGATCAATTGGTAACCCTACGTGGAAAAGTCGACCGATTTGATTTAGTACATAATACCCAACGGCAACAAGATTATTTGGCAATTATTGATTATAAATCGAAGCAACGTAAATTTAATTATACGGAGGCCTTCAATGGTCTTGAATTGCAACTATTAACCTATTGGCAGGCAATGAATCAAAATCAAACTGGGACTTTGAAGGTGCGAGCAGCAAACTTCATGGAATTACAACGTGAGTTACATGAACCAGTCGCTAAAACCGGGCAAGAAACCTATCAATTACAGCAACAAACGGCTTTAGAAGCATCTAGGCAGGAATTGAAATATCAAGGCCTGATTGAGGCTGATGAAAGTTTTATTGAGCAATTAGAGCGAAATGATGAAACCCCTTATCGCATTGAGCGGAAAGCTGATGGGAATTTTAAAGCAAATTCAGATGTGATTCAATCAGAACATTTGACAACGCTTTTACGGTTTAATGAATATCAAATTAAACTAATAGCTCGTAAAATTCTAGCCGGTCAATTTCCAATTTCGCCATTCCGGCAAGGTACTCAAAACGGACTACAGTACACTGATTATCGCGATGTCATGCAATTTGATGCAATGTTGAACAATAAATA